The Thermomonospora curvata DSM 43183 DNA segment TGCGCCGCTGGTCGTCCAGAAGCCGGTCGAGCAGCCGCAGGGCCCGGCCGGTGTCACCGGCGAGGGCGTGGCTGTTGGCCTCCTGGAGGCGCAGGTGCAGCACCGTGTCGGCATCGGGAGAGTCACGGCGGGCCAGATCCTGGGCGAGCGCGCGGAAGGCCGCGGCCGCGGCCGGGTAGTCGCCGGCTTTGAACAGGGCGTCGGCGTGTTCCCTGCGCAGGTCGAGCACTTCGGAGTGGTCGGCGCCCAGAGCGCTTTCGGCACGCTGGGAGATGCGGCTGAGCACACGGAGCGCCTCGTCGTAGCGCGACTCGCGGATGAGCCGCTGCGCCTGCCGCCGGGCCTTGGCCACTTCCCCGAGGCTGAAGGAATTCCCGGCCGAGACGGTGGCGGACGAGGCGGCCGGAGGAAGCAGCACCCGGCCCACGACGCCCGCGTACATGCGGGCGGAGCTACGGCCCGGGGCGACGGCTCCCGGCAGCGCCGGCAGTTCGCCGATGTGCGGCAGCAGCAGGTCGTAGACCTCGGCTGCGGAGGCCGGACGGTCCTGTGGCCGCTTGGCCAGCAGGCGGTGGACGAGCTCCTCCAGGTCGGGTGGCACCTCCGCGCGCAGCCGCCGGAGGGAAGCGGGCTCTTCATAAAGGTGGGCGTGCATGAGGGCGGGCTGGGTGGGGCCGTCGAAGGGGTTGCGGCCGCTCAGCATGCGGTAGAGCACGCAGCCCAGCGAGTACAGGTCGCTGAACGGCCCGGCCTGCCCCTGGAACTGCTCGGGCGCCATGTAGGCCAGCGTGCCCAGCATCTGGTTGGAGCCGGTGATCCGGGAACGCTCATCGGCGTCCAGCGCGACGGCCAGCCCGAAGTCCAGCACCTTGACGCCGCCGTGCCGGTCGATCATCAGGTTGCTGGGCTTGAGGTCGCGGTGGACCAGCATCATGCCGTGCGCATGGTCCAAGACGGCGCAGGCCTGCGCGGCGATCGCGGCGGCCCAGCCGACCGGGAGCGGGTCGTGCTCGGCCAGCAGGTCCTCCAGGCCGATCCCGTCGATGAGCTGCATGACCAGGTAGAGGCGCCCGGCGAACGGCCCGTCGGTGACCTCGTCGGCGTCGTACAGGATGGGCACCCCGGGGTGGTCCATGCGCGCGGTGAGGCGGGATTCGCGGACGAACCGGCGGACCAGTTCGGGGTCGGGCCTGCCGTCGGGGAAACTGATGATCTTCACCGCGACCCGGCGCCGCAGCCGGGTGTCGGTGGCGCCCCATACCTCGCCCATCCCGCCCTTGCCGATGTGGACGGGGTCCAGCCGGTAACGGTCTGCGATGGTCGTCACCGCCGCTCATCCTCCCGTCATGGAAATGCCGGCCGTCCCAATTCGATCGCGGGGTCTCAAGGCCTCCCCAGCCGTTCCCGTACTGCGGACATGATCGGTCCGGTTCCGGCGGGAAGGCGGTGGCGGCCGCGGTGAGGAGTGCTCAGTGCTCGTTCACATCCGCTCCAGGATCCCGGCCGAGCGTAGCGCGTCAAAGTGCTCGGCCGCCCGCTGGGGGGCGGGACCGCCGTGGACGAGCAGCCCGGCCTCGATGTTGTCGTGCACTCCCGAGTGGGTGAGGTTGGCGCTGGAGACCAGCAGTTCCCGGCGGTCGGCCAGCGCGATTTTGGCGTGCATCCTGGCGTTCTCGTCGGCCCGCCGGGCGACCGGCCAGTGCCACAGTTCCACGCCCAGCCCGTGGAAGGCCGCCGCCGGCTCCTCTCCCGACAGCGCGCTGCCGGCCCCTTGGAGGGTCTCCACCACGACCCGGACGGTCACCTTCCGGGCGACGGCGGCGGCCAGCGCCTCCCGCAGCGGCTCATAGGGCTTGGCCGAGTAGGTCATCAGCAATAGTTCGCGGGTGGCGCGGCCGACGAGCCGGATGAGCACCTGGGCGGTCGAGCGCACCGGCACCGCATGGCTGGTGGGTCCGCTCCATACCGCTTCGACCCGCAGCGACGCCTCCCGGTGCGCCAGCGCGGCCGCGGCACCGCGCAGGTAGGCCGCGACGGCCTGGGGAGGCAGGGCGCCATCGCCGCGGGCGGCATCGGCGATGGCGGCCGCCTCGCCGGGGAAATCGGGCACGCAGTCTTCGATCCCCCGCAGGCGTCCCTGGTCGAACCGGGCGGCCAGGGCCCGCAGCCGCACCGGCCCCAGCCGCGCCACGTGGTCGGCGACGGCCGTCTCGAAGCGCTCCCAGGCCATGGTCATGGCAGGTCCGGGTAGAGCGCCAGCTCGGGGTCGTCGATGGGGACGATGAAGCGCCGGTCGAGGAACTTGTTGCCGCGCTCGCAGGTGGTCTCCGACACGAACAGGCAGACGTGGCAGGCCGCGCCGTGCAGGAAATCGGCGGGAGCCTGCGGCAGGCGCTCGGCGCACAGAGGGTCGGAGGAGCAGTGCCGGGCGTCGGCCAGCGCCCGCCGGGTGAGGGCGGTGAGCCGGTCGGGTTCGGCCAGGGAGACCAGCCCGCCCAGGGTTCCTTCGGAGTCGGGCACGGCGGTGTAGATGAGGATGCCGGCGCGGTGCGGGTCGTCCTCGGTGCCGGAGTAGATCCGTTCCGACAGGCTGGCGGAGCTGTAGCCACATTCCAGGGAGATGGTGCGGATCAGCAGGTGCGAGAAGGTGTGCAGGGCGATGAAGCGGGCGCCGGGCCAGTGCGCCATCTCGTCGAACTCCGACGGCTTGTTGATGCGGTCGGAGTAACGGTTGCGCCGGTAGCGCACATACGCCTCACGGTGCAGGCGCAGCGCGTGGGAGTCGGCGACCCGTTTCTCCCACTCCTGCAGCAGTTCCTCGGGGAGGCGGAAGAAGATGCCTTCTCCGCGCACCTCGCTGGCCAGCACCCACTCGGGACGGGAGCGGGCCAGCG contains these protein-coding regions:
- a CDS encoding serine/threonine-protein kinase — translated: MTTIADRYRLDPVHIGKGGMGEVWGATDTRLRRRVAVKIISFPDGRPDPELVRRFVRESRLTARMDHPGVPILYDADEVTDGPFAGRLYLVMQLIDGIGLEDLLAEHDPLPVGWAAAIAAQACAVLDHAHGMMLVHRDLKPSNLMIDRHGGVKVLDFGLAVALDADERSRITGSNQMLGTLAYMAPEQFQGQAGPFSDLYSLGCVLYRMLSGRNPFDGPTQPALMHAHLYEEPASLRRLRAEVPPDLEELVHRLLAKRPQDRPASAAEVYDLLLPHIGELPALPGAVAPGRSSARMYAGVVGRVLLPPAASSATVSAGNSFSLGEVAKARRQAQRLIRESRYDEALRVLSRISQRAESALGADHSEVLDLRREHADALFKAGDYPAAAAAFRALAQDLARRDSPDADTVLHLRLQEANSHALAGDTGRALRLLDRLLDDQRRIYGKDDERVLELRRQIGLLLYGAGRVDEAVQALQELAADLERLHGHDHEAARNVRALIARLSG
- the drmC gene encoding DISARM system phospholipase D-like protein DrmC; its protein translation is MTMAWERFETAVADHVARLGPVRLRALAARFDQGRLRGIEDCVPDFPGEAAAIADAARGDGALPPQAVAAYLRGAAAALAHREASLRVEAVWSGPTSHAVPVRSTAQVLIRLVGRATRELLLMTYSAKPYEPLREALAAAVARKVTVRVVVETLQGAGSALSGEEPAAAFHGLGVELWHWPVARRADENARMHAKIALADRRELLVSSANLTHSGVHDNIEAGLLVHGGPAPQRAAEHFDALRSAGILERM